A window of the Tunturibacter empetritectus genome harbors these coding sequences:
- a CDS encoding FAD-dependent oxidoreductase, producing the protein MPKPILLAIDDDTSVLEAVVQDLRRHYGQDYRIVRAASGAAALDICRQLKERKDTVALFLSDQRMPGMTGVDFLQQALCIYPNAKRVLLTAYADTEAAIRAINSAKIHYYLNKPWDPPEEKLYPVLDDLLGSWKEGYRPPFEGIRVVGVRWSAMDHAVRDFLSRNRIPYQWLNPETNPDALALLKEKGIDDTKLPVILFGDGTALVQPTSTEMANKVGLRTQAQQEFYDVVVVGAGPAGLAAGVYGASEGLRTLVIEAAAPGGQAGSSSKIENYLGFPEGLSGEELAKRAFLQANRLGAEFLTQKVNCIRAENQYRILTMADGQEVTCHVCLLATGVDYCKLDVPGADKLSGAGVYYGAALTEAMSCKEEAVYIVGGANSAGQAAMHFSRYADHVHMLVRGKSLESSMSKYLIDQIEATPNITVETGTEVIAMGGETHLECLTLKTPRGEEARPASSLFIFIGAAPKTDWMPAELCRDSKGFILAGPDLKAQAPKSWKLERDPYLLETSVPGIFVAGDVRFNSVKRCASAVGEGSIAIQFVHQYLATL; encoded by the coding sequence ATGCCTAAGCCAATTTTGCTAGCTATCGATGACGACACCAGCGTTCTGGAAGCGGTGGTCCAGGATCTGCGTCGGCACTATGGCCAGGACTACCGCATCGTCCGTGCTGCCTCCGGCGCTGCTGCCCTGGATATCTGCCGCCAGCTCAAAGAAAGAAAAGACACGGTCGCGTTATTCCTCTCCGATCAACGTATGCCGGGAATGACAGGGGTTGATTTTCTTCAGCAGGCCCTATGCATCTATCCGAATGCGAAACGCGTTCTGCTGACGGCCTATGCCGATACGGAAGCGGCGATTCGGGCCATCAATTCGGCCAAGATTCACTACTACCTGAATAAGCCCTGGGATCCGCCGGAGGAGAAGCTTTATCCGGTGCTGGACGATCTGCTGGGGAGCTGGAAGGAGGGGTACAGACCTCCGTTTGAGGGGATTCGGGTGGTGGGGGTGCGCTGGTCTGCCATGGACCATGCGGTGCGGGACTTTCTCTCCCGCAACCGCATTCCCTACCAGTGGTTGAACCCGGAGACGAATCCGGATGCGCTGGCGCTGCTGAAGGAGAAGGGTATCGACGATACCAAGCTGCCGGTCATTCTGTTTGGCGACGGGACAGCGCTCGTGCAGCCGACTTCGACGGAGATGGCCAATAAGGTCGGCCTTCGGACACAGGCACAGCAGGAGTTCTACGACGTTGTGGTGGTGGGCGCGGGGCCTGCGGGGCTTGCGGCGGGCGTGTATGGGGCCTCTGAGGGGCTGCGGACGCTGGTGATCGAGGCGGCGGCTCCGGGGGGGCAGGCAGGTTCGAGCTCTAAGATCGAGAACTACCTAGGCTTTCCGGAGGGACTCAGCGGCGAAGAGCTGGCCAAGCGAGCTTTCCTGCAGGCGAATCGGCTGGGGGCGGAGTTTTTGACGCAGAAGGTCAACTGCATCCGGGCGGAGAATCAGTACCGCATTCTGACGATGGCCGACGGGCAGGAGGTGACCTGCCATGTGTGCCTGCTGGCGACGGGGGTCGACTACTGCAAGCTGGATGTGCCGGGGGCAGACAAGCTGAGCGGAGCGGGTGTCTACTATGGCGCGGCGCTGACCGAGGCGATGTCGTGCAAGGAAGAGGCTGTGTATATCGTGGGCGGAGCAAACTCGGCTGGCCAAGCTGCTATGCATTTCTCCCGCTACGCCGATCATGTTCACATGCTGGTCCGCGGCAAGTCGCTTGAGAGCAGCATGTCGAAGTATCTGATCGATCAGATTGAGGCGACTCCGAACATCACGGTCGAGACCGGCACCGAGGTGATTGCGATGGGGGGAGAGACTCACCTGGAGTGCCTGACTCTCAAGACACCGCGCGGGGAAGAGGCTCGACCGGCCAGCTCCCTGTTTATCTTTATCGGCGCGGCGCCGAAGACGGACTGGATGCCAGCGGAGCTCTGCCGCGACAGCAAGGGATTTATTCTCGCTGGTCCCGACCTGAAGGCGCAGGCGCCCAAATCGTGGAAGTTGGAACGTGATCCATATCTGCTGGAGACAAGCGTTCCCGGCATCTTTGTCGCTGGCGATGTACGATTCAACTCGGTCAAACGATGCGCTTCCGCTGTTGGCGAAGGCTCGATCGCGATTCAGTTCGTCCACCAATATCTGGCAACGCTTTGA
- a CDS encoding sensor histidine kinase, which yields MSEQTQTVQPNVIETIDSELLAQLRKVPILSSLKDDELHCLQGVKRTHVEKGQIIARQGEVSHAFCILLRGEFRVFQTTPEGDQSTMAKLETGDAFGEMALLTSIPNAGSLEALVPSDLLELDEEQFWELMTSCPQVRKAILGNMAFRLQKIQSITLRQENLASLGTLAAGLMHELNNPGSAARRAASQLRENLMRMHELSLKFTERELSAEQKRCMFGLQKQALTAKQPLMMNSLDQSDAEEALAEWMESANIENAWKMAPTLVSIGMTPAELERIRNDFNGPMLPEALGWLEALVSSTQLVGTIEESIGRVTDLVHAVKSYVYEGRGQKQTIDINGSIHATLVVLGHKLREKEIVLEKNFATDLPALHSECTGLNQIWTNLLDNAIDAVPQHGRISVHTWAESSKADPKNPHTDLCISVSDNGAGIPLDSQEHIFDPFYTTKPVGVGTGIGLGIVQRIVDQYHGVIRFSSEPGNTEFVVRLPSDNE from the coding sequence ATGAGCGAACAAACCCAAACCGTCCAACCCAACGTCATCGAAACGATCGATTCGGAGCTGCTGGCGCAGCTTCGCAAGGTGCCAATTCTGTCCTCGTTGAAAGACGACGAACTGCACTGTCTTCAGGGAGTGAAGCGCACCCACGTTGAGAAGGGCCAGATTATCGCGCGTCAGGGAGAGGTCTCCCACGCCTTCTGTATTTTGCTCCGAGGGGAGTTCCGCGTCTTCCAAACGACTCCTGAGGGCGACCAGAGCACGATGGCCAAGCTGGAGACCGGAGATGCGTTTGGGGAGATGGCGCTTTTGACCAGCATTCCAAATGCAGGGAGCCTAGAAGCTTTAGTGCCGAGCGATCTGCTGGAGCTCGATGAGGAGCAATTCTGGGAGCTGATGACCAGCTGCCCACAGGTTCGCAAGGCCATACTGGGCAACATGGCCTTTCGGCTTCAGAAGATACAGAGCATCACACTCCGGCAGGAGAACCTGGCCTCGCTGGGCACGCTCGCTGCTGGCCTGATGCATGAGCTGAACAACCCGGGCTCTGCTGCCCGCCGCGCCGCGTCGCAGCTGCGTGAGAATCTGATGAGGATGCATGAGCTTTCGCTTAAGTTCACAGAGCGTGAGCTATCGGCGGAGCAGAAGAGGTGCATGTTCGGTTTGCAGAAGCAGGCTCTCACAGCAAAGCAGCCTCTGATGATGAACTCCCTGGACCAGAGCGACGCCGAGGAGGCTCTGGCCGAGTGGATGGAGTCTGCGAACATCGAGAACGCATGGAAGATGGCGCCGACGCTGGTTTCGATTGGGATGACGCCAGCAGAGTTGGAGCGCATCCGCAACGATTTTAATGGGCCAATGCTGCCTGAAGCGCTGGGTTGGCTGGAGGCGCTGGTCTCGAGCACGCAGCTGGTGGGCACCATCGAGGAGAGTATTGGCCGTGTGACCGACCTGGTACATGCCGTCAAGTCTTATGTCTACGAAGGAAGAGGGCAGAAGCAGACGATCGATATCAATGGCAGCATTCATGCGACGCTGGTCGTCCTGGGTCACAAGCTGCGCGAGAAGGAGATTGTGCTCGAGAAGAACTTCGCCACCGACCTTCCTGCGCTGCACAGCGAGTGCACGGGGCTGAATCAGATCTGGACGAATCTGCTGGACAATGCGATCGACGCGGTGCCGCAGCATGGACGGATCAGTGTGCATACCTGGGCAGAGAGTTCGAAGGCTGACCCTAAAAATCCTCACACCGACCTGTGCATCAGCGTGAGCGACAACGGCGCGGGAATTCCACTGGATAGCCAGGAACACATCTTCGATCCCTTTTATACAACCAAGCCTGTCGGCGTCGGAACGGGCATCGGTCTTGGAATCGTGCAACGTATCGTCGATCAGTATCACGGCGTCATTCGCTTCAGCTCCGAGCCCGGCAATACCGAGTTTGTTGTGCGGCTTCCCAGCGATAACGAATAA
- a CDS encoding VOC family protein, giving the protein MPLTPFHIAFPVDDLNAARTFYGTTLGCAEGRSSSQWIDFDLFGHQIVAHLKPGSSKDRTHHNPVDGHDVPVPHFGVVLPMETWEMLAERLRRAGVAFVIEPYIRFKGEVGEQATMFFLDPAGNALEFKAFADIRQLFAK; this is encoded by the coding sequence TTGCCGCTGACACCTTTTCACATCGCCTTTCCCGTCGACGACCTAAACGCTGCGCGTACTTTTTACGGAACGACCCTTGGCTGTGCGGAGGGCCGCAGCTCGTCTCAGTGGATCGATTTCGATCTCTTTGGACATCAGATCGTCGCGCATCTGAAGCCCGGCTCGTCAAAAGACAGGACACACCATAACCCAGTCGACGGACATGACGTTCCGGTTCCTCACTTTGGTGTGGTGCTCCCTATGGAGACGTGGGAGATGCTTGCTGAGCGGCTCCGTCGTGCCGGGGTTGCGTTTGTCATCGAGCCTTATATCCGGTTCAAGGGCGAGGTGGGCGAGCAGGCGACGATGTTCTTTCTTGACCCCGCTGGAAATGCGCTCGAGTTCAAAGCATTCGCTGACATCAGACAACTCTTTGCGAAGTAA
- a CDS encoding beta-glucosidase family protein produces MNKSLSPDERANLVAGQMTLDEKMQMVHGTGWGVLRAGDPVPAKSNFAAGYMEGIERLGIPGIDLADSAVGARMAAYQSRYATLLPSTLGAASSWDPESAFLYGSVIGRELRAWGSNMTIGGGVNITREPRNGRNFEYAGEDPILAGTMTGNLEKGVFSQHVMSDIKHYALNDQETGRTVVNALLDKKALRESDMLAFEVSIGIAEPSAVMCSYNLYEGDHTCENDYLLNEVLKKDFKFKGWVVSDWGATHSTVKAALNGMDQEMPGDENYFNAPLKKAVEGGQVPAARLDDMVHRILRSMFAAGVVDDPPVRTVVDPFRGRDDAQHIAEESIVLLKNADHILPLKAAASSSIAIIGSHADVGVLSGGGSAQVDAPGGNAADPKAGGSGWTEHVYFPSSPLKNIQAHSPQASVRYVDGLDTAAAVKLAKSSSVAIVFVNQPMQEGMDAVTLSLPDNQDALVEAVAAANPNTIVVIENGGPVSMPWVQRVKGVVEMWYPGIGGAQALANILFGEVNPSGKLPVTFAKDEAQLPHPVVPGLEGVPPGPNQEHPVKPFDVNYNSEGAKVGYKWFEATNKQPLFPFGFGLSYTTYAYSGLAVDDAKRTVHFTVRNTGVHEGTEIAEVYVALPAAAKEDYKRLAAWQRVKLAPGESKEVTLPLHPLSLTVFNTDQNGWQLLPGEYKVTAGPSSSDTPLKATLHVQ; encoded by the coding sequence ATGAACAAGAGCCTCTCTCCGGATGAGCGCGCCAATCTGGTGGCAGGCCAGATGACTCTTGATGAAAAGATGCAGATGGTTCACGGGACTGGCTGGGGGGTGCTGCGCGCGGGTGATCCGGTGCCGGCGAAGTCGAACTTCGCTGCAGGTTATATGGAGGGGATCGAGCGGCTTGGGATTCCGGGGATCGATCTTGCGGACTCCGCGGTCGGGGCTCGCATGGCCGCGTATCAGTCTCGTTATGCGACGCTGCTGCCTTCGACGCTTGGCGCCGCCTCAAGCTGGGATCCGGAGTCGGCGTTTCTATATGGCTCCGTGATAGGCCGTGAGCTTCGTGCGTGGGGCTCGAATATGACAATCGGCGGCGGTGTGAACATCACGCGAGAGCCACGCAATGGCCGCAACTTCGAGTACGCAGGGGAAGATCCGATTCTTGCCGGGACGATGACGGGCAATCTCGAGAAGGGCGTCTTCTCGCAGCATGTGATGAGCGACATCAAACACTATGCTCTGAATGATCAGGAGACTGGGCGGACTGTGGTCAACGCGCTGCTCGACAAAAAGGCTCTGCGCGAGTCGGACATGCTTGCCTTCGAGGTGTCGATTGGGATTGCGGAGCCGTCGGCGGTGATGTGCTCTTACAACCTGTATGAGGGCGACCATACCTGCGAGAACGACTATCTGCTCAACGAAGTTTTGAAGAAGGACTTCAAGTTCAAGGGCTGGGTGGTCTCGGATTGGGGCGCGACCCATAGTACAGTCAAGGCCGCGCTGAACGGGATGGATCAGGAGATGCCAGGCGACGAAAACTACTTCAATGCGCCTCTGAAGAAGGCGGTTGAAGGCGGGCAGGTCCCCGCGGCTCGACTGGACGACATGGTTCATCGCATTCTGCGCAGCATGTTTGCAGCGGGTGTGGTGGATGATCCGCCGGTCCGTACAGTCGTCGATCCGTTCCGTGGGCGAGATGACGCGCAGCACATTGCTGAAGAGAGCATCGTTCTGTTGAAGAACGCGGATCATATTCTTCCGCTGAAGGCGGCGGCTTCGAGCTCGATTGCGATTATCGGTTCGCATGCGGATGTGGGTGTTCTTTCGGGAGGCGGCTCGGCTCAGGTGGATGCGCCGGGCGGCAATGCTGCGGACCCGAAGGCGGGCGGTTCCGGCTGGACCGAGCATGTCTACTTCCCTTCTTCTCCGCTCAAGAACATTCAGGCGCACTCGCCTCAGGCTTCGGTACGGTACGTGGATGGGTTGGATACTGCCGCGGCCGTGAAGCTGGCTAAGTCTTCTTCTGTGGCTATCGTTTTTGTGAATCAGCCGATGCAGGAAGGAATGGATGCGGTGACTCTGTCACTGCCTGACAATCAAGATGCGCTGGTCGAGGCGGTTGCAGCGGCGAATCCGAACACTATCGTCGTGATCGAAAATGGCGGACCGGTGAGTATGCCGTGGGTTCAACGTGTGAAGGGCGTGGTCGAGATGTGGTATCCCGGCATCGGCGGCGCGCAGGCTCTGGCCAACATCCTCTTCGGCGAGGTGAATCCTTCGGGCAAGCTGCCAGTCACGTTTGCAAAAGATGAGGCACAGTTGCCGCATCCTGTGGTGCCGGGTCTTGAGGGAGTGCCACCTGGCCCCAACCAGGAGCATCCGGTTAAACCATTCGACGTGAACTACAACTCGGAGGGCGCCAAGGTCGGTTACAAATGGTTTGAGGCAACCAACAAGCAGCCACTCTTCCCGTTTGGCTTCGGCTTGTCTTACACCACCTATGCTTACTCTGGCCTGGCTGTCGATGATGCCAAGCGCACGGTTCACTTCACGGTTCGCAACACCGGAGTACACGAGGGCACCGAGATCGCCGAGGTCTACGTCGCTCTGCCAGCAGCTGCGAAGGAGGACTACAAGCGGCTTGCAGCATGGCAGCGGGTGAAGCTGGCTCCCGGCGAGTCGAAGGAGGTTACGTTGCCGCTGCATCCGCTCTCGCTTACGGTCTTCAACACGGATCAGAACGGATGGCAGCTGCTTCCGGGCGAGTACAAAGTTACGGCGGGGCCGTCCTCCAGCGACACTCCGCTGAAGGCTACGCTGCACGTTCAGTAA